Proteins encoded within one genomic window of Pectobacterium araliae:
- a CDS encoding DeoR family transcriptional regulator, with amino-acid sequence MTQADRRYDRLAVRLSLIISRLLAGETLSVRKLAAEFGVSTRTLRRDFRERLMYLDLEYRNGLCRLPEHHNPARHGQDVLMFVRQTGMENVFPGLDNRLVNTLLDSGEDAPCLVWHPPLRGTPTLPGHFYRLTRAIGEQLRVTILADGQRYDGLSPYRLICLYGEWYLVAESLGHLLVLPLHEIHGVTVSTESFLRRDDICHLTTQSDFITALPHFRFIHDVLTTFGTSLTT; translated from the coding sequence ATGACACAGGCTGACCGCCGATATGACCGGCTGGCCGTCAGGCTGTCATTGATAATCAGTCGATTACTGGCGGGCGAAACGCTGAGCGTCAGAAAACTGGCAGCAGAGTTCGGCGTCTCTACCCGTACCTTGCGACGGGACTTCCGTGAACGGCTGATGTATCTCGACCTGGAATACCGTAACGGCCTTTGTCGTTTGCCGGAGCACCATAACCCGGCACGGCATGGGCAGGATGTGCTGATGTTTGTCCGACAGACCGGGATGGAGAACGTGTTTCCCGGTCTGGATAACCGGTTGGTTAATACCCTGCTGGACAGTGGGGAGGACGCGCCCTGTCTGGTCTGGCATCCGCCCTTGCGTGGTACACCGACGCTGCCGGGGCATTTTTACCGTCTGACCAGAGCGATTGGCGAGCAGCTACGCGTCACGATTCTGGCTGACGGTCAGCGTTATGACGGGTTATCGCCTTACCGGCTTATCTGCCTGTATGGCGAATGGTATCTGGTGGCCGAGTCGCTGGGGCATCTTCTGGTCCTGCCGCTGCATGAGATTCACGGCGTGACGGTGTCCACCGAGTCATTCCTGCGCCGCGATGATATCTGCCACCTGACCACGCAATCCGACTTCATCACGGCATTGCCGCACTTTCGCTTTATTCACGACGTACTCACCACCTTCGGCACGTCTCTAACCACGTAA
- a CDS encoding DUF6088 family protein — MTMRDRIQSRLKRSMHYVFTRDDFKDIGSYAQVGKVLRILVSEGLLLKVGYGVYTKARQNSITGNIMPAAPGGSSAVIIETLERLNVPYRFVGATAAYNSGKSTQIPAFLEIETPPSFKRVLSVGNSKLNR, encoded by the coding sequence ATGACGATGAGAGATCGTATCCAGTCCAGACTGAAGCGCTCAATGCATTATGTCTTCACTCGTGATGACTTCAAGGATATTGGCAGCTATGCCCAAGTTGGAAAAGTATTACGTATTCTGGTCAGTGAAGGCCTATTGTTGAAAGTGGGTTATGGGGTATACACCAAAGCCCGTCAAAATAGCATTACCGGCAACATTATGCCCGCCGCGCCAGGGGGATCTTCAGCCGTGATTATTGAAACGCTAGAGCGTTTAAATGTCCCTTATCGTTTCGTCGGTGCAACGGCAGCGTATAACAGCGGAAAATCCACTCAGATCCCTGCTTTTCTGGAAATAGAAACCCCACCGAGTTTTAAGAGAGTGCTTAGCGTAGGGAACAGTAAGCTCAATCGATGA
- a CDS encoding ImmA/IrrE family metallo-endopeptidase: protein MDIKVIKTEQQHQDYLERIHSLMLMMPPIRSKEHEELELLITVVESYENSKYPIEPPDPIDAILFRMNEKGLKQVDLVPYLGTRSRVSEILSRKRPLTVSMIKSLSIGLGISTETLVGVNATNDQMSEDGVDWSKFPVKEMISRGWINEKNEAIKNSAEDVIKSFINQMGWQTGSLSFKRTLSGDAYSPSTKYALFAWVSRVVQQARKRKNKLEVFDPSILSTSFLRDLAQLSWFEKGPLLAIEFLEKHGIIVIIEPSLKGTRIDGAALKDIDGLPIIGLTLRHDRLDNFWFTLLHEVVHIWKHVHSEETFLDDLDASSEDKKEAEANRLAKEAFIPRAVWKRSDAYISPSKESIDTLSRELKITPAIIAGRLRRDSGNYRIFSDLIGLGEVSKILNTVTNE, encoded by the coding sequence ATGGATATTAAAGTTATTAAAACAGAACAACAGCATCAGGACTACTTAGAGCGCATTCATTCTTTGATGCTCATGATGCCTCCTATCCGTTCCAAAGAACATGAAGAACTTGAGCTTCTGATAACGGTTGTTGAATCATATGAAAATTCTAAATATCCGATAGAACCGCCAGATCCAATCGATGCGATCTTGTTTAGAATGAACGAAAAAGGATTGAAACAAGTTGATCTTGTTCCCTATTTGGGAACAAGAAGCAGGGTGTCAGAGATATTGTCTAGAAAGCGGCCATTGACAGTGTCAATGATAAAGTCTCTCTCGATTGGACTTGGAATATCCACTGAAACTCTTGTGGGGGTTAATGCAACGAATGACCAAATGTCCGAAGACGGTGTAGATTGGTCTAAATTTCCGGTTAAAGAAATGATTAGCCGAGGTTGGATTAATGAAAAAAACGAAGCAATAAAAAATTCAGCCGAAGATGTTATAAAAAGTTTTATTAATCAAATGGGCTGGCAGACTGGTAGTCTCTCGTTTAAGAGAACATTATCCGGTGATGCCTACTCCCCCTCGACTAAATATGCCTTGTTTGCTTGGGTAAGTAGAGTGGTGCAGCAAGCCAGAAAGAGAAAAAATAAACTTGAAGTTTTTGACCCTTCGATTTTATCGACCAGTTTTTTGCGTGATTTGGCACAGTTGAGTTGGTTCGAAAAAGGACCACTTCTTGCAATCGAATTCCTTGAAAAGCACGGTATCATCGTAATTATTGAACCGAGCCTTAAAGGCACTCGTATTGATGGGGCTGCTTTAAAAGATATCGATGGACTTCCTATTATAGGATTGACTCTAAGGCATGATCGTTTGGATAACTTCTGGTTTACCCTGCTTCATGAGGTTGTTCATATATGGAAGCATGTTCATAGCGAAGAAACGTTCCTTGATGATTTAGATGCCTCATCGGAAGATAAAAAAGAAGCGGAAGCGAATAGATTAGCTAAAGAAGCATTTATTCCAAGAGCAGTATGGAAAAGAAGTGATGCTTACATCTCTCCTTCAAAAGAAAGCATTGATACCTTGTCGCGCGAATTAAAAATTACACCAGCGATCATTGCTGGCAGATTAAGAAGAGATTCAGGCAATTATCGTATATTTTCCGACCTAATTGGTCTGGGTGAAGTTAGTAAAATCCTTAACACAGTAACTAACGAGTAA
- a CDS encoding ribbon-helix-helix domain-containing protein: protein MGTPSKKTISAQIPAELAAAVENLAIELDRSKSWVIKEALTVMIEERERRHQMVQKGLADVDAGKVVSHADVLDFANELKMHN from the coding sequence ATGGGAACGCCGTCTAAAAAGACGATCAGTGCTCAAATACCCGCCGAACTTGCTGCTGCGGTTGAAAATCTGGCTATTGAACTGGATAGATCCAAAAGCTGGGTGATTAAAGAAGCACTGACCGTAATGATCGAAGAGAGAGAACGGCGGCATCAGATGGTTCAAAAAGGACTTGCTGATGTTGATGCTGGGAAGGTGGTAAGCCATGCCGATGTGCTCGACTTTGCTAACGAGCTGAAAATGCATAATTGA
- a CDS encoding DUF4942 domain-containing protein, which yields MQTEPEVLTEHTELICSTNIERVVTGRDTALQQIEQLLNQLRTISTLTATIGGGTAEDWALKQGHRYDCWLTETPAKAMPAITRALDRNIWRDLMLKSGMLALMDAEARSQWHKNLDEGELPVISEANILSTFEQLHQSKQEVFERGVINVFKGLSWDYKTNHPCYFGKKIIISNLVTYNRWGFCLNWGWRRDQLADLERMLYLLDGKPIPDNRGDVTIRLMDHIRDNPHQQEYEDEYFSVRYFQKGTGHLTFKCPDLIEQMNDIIAKHYPGMLAAR from the coding sequence ATGCAAACTGAACCCGAGGTGTTAACCGAACACACCGAGCTTATTTGCTCGACCAATATCGAACGCGTCGTCACCGGGCGCGACACCGCGCTGCAACAGATAGAGCAACTCCTCAATCAGCTACGGACGATCTCAACGCTAACAGCGACTATCGGTGGCGGCACTGCCGAAGACTGGGCATTGAAGCAAGGGCATCGCTACGATTGCTGGCTGACAGAAACGCCTGCTAAAGCGATGCCAGCTATCACCCGCGCGTTGGATCGCAATATCTGGCGTGATTTGATGCTGAAATCCGGCATGTTGGCTCTGATGGATGCTGAAGCGCGTAGCCAATGGCACAAGAATCTGGATGAGGGTGAGCTACCAGTCATCAGCGAAGCCAATATTCTCAGCACCTTTGAGCAACTTCATCAGAGTAAACAAGAGGTATTCGAGCGTGGGGTAATCAACGTATTCAAAGGACTATCGTGGGATTACAAAACCAATCACCCTTGTTATTTTGGCAAAAAAATTATCATCAGTAATCTGGTGACATACAACCGTTGGGGCTTCTGCCTGAACTGGGGCTGGCGACGCGATCAACTGGCCGACCTAGAGCGTATGCTGTATCTGTTGGATGGCAAACCGATCCCCGACAACCGAGGCGATGTCACTATCCGGCTGATGGACCATATTCGCGATAATCCTCATCAGCAGGAATATGAAGATGAGTATTTTAGCGTGCGTTACTTTCAGAAAGGCACCGGACATCTCACCTTTAAATGCCCCGACTTGATCGAGCAGATGAACGACATTATTGCCAAACATTATCCGGGGATGTTGGCGGCGCGGTGA
- a CDS encoding type IV toxin-antitoxin system YeeU family antitoxin: MPSSDTPEWGLKCAITPRFGARLVQESNRLHYLADRASFIGTFSKTEAQSLERCFPELIKLLEQKLLAGQLNPRQQSCIILHCNEWTCEADTLGSFGYVYIVIYPSSVAAE, encoded by the coding sequence ATGCCATCATCGGATACCCCGGAATGGGGACTAAAATGTGCCATCACGCCGCGATTCGGAGCCAGACTGGTGCAGGAAAGTAACCGTCTGCATTATCTGGCCGACCGGGCCAGTTTTATCGGTACGTTCAGCAAAACAGAAGCCCAAAGTCTGGAACGTTGCTTCCCTGAGCTGATTAAGCTGTTGGAGCAGAAACTGCTGGCGGGGCAATTGAATCCCCGCCAGCAGAGCTGCATCATTCTGCATTGCAACGAATGGACCTGTGAAGCCGATACGCTGGGCAGTTTTGGTTATGTGTATATTGTGATTTATCCCTCTTCGGTAGCAGCAGAATAA
- a CDS encoding inovirus Gp2 family protein, which yields MINSIRIDQRHAPFNESYLQRMINVINNAITEHPRTLAIRVDLRLPDDEFNARQGLMSRFIESLAAKIEARYRSKQKQGKRTYPCQLRHAWVREVGEENQKSHYHVILFVNKDTFSSLGRYDESGTGLASLIQSAWLSGLGQSNRPDYRTLVHFPENPLYYLDINAEDYRTVYGKLTFRVSYFAKERTKSYCREERSFGCSQR from the coding sequence ATGATAAATAGCATTCGTATCGATCAGCGCCATGCGCCGTTTAACGAGTCTTATCTGCAACGTATGATTAACGTGATAAATAACGCAATAACCGAGCATCCGCGCACCCTGGCAATACGGGTAGATTTGCGCCTGCCAGACGATGAATTCAATGCACGCCAGGGCTTGATGTCCCGTTTCATTGAATCACTGGCTGCAAAGATTGAAGCGCGATATCGAAGTAAGCAGAAGCAAGGGAAACGGACCTATCCCTGTCAGTTGCGTCATGCCTGGGTACGCGAAGTTGGAGAGGAAAATCAGAAGTCGCATTACCATGTCATCTTATTCGTCAACAAAGACACTTTCAGTAGCCTGGGGAGGTATGACGAAAGCGGAACGGGGTTAGCGTCGTTGATACAGTCTGCATGGCTGAGTGGGTTAGGCCAGAGTAACCGACCTGACTATCGGACACTGGTACACTTCCCTGAAAACCCGCTCTATTATCTGGATATCAACGCTGAAGATTATCGAACGGTCTATGGAAAACTGACGTTCCGAGTGAGCTACTTCGCCAAAGAACGAACCAAATCGTATTGCAGGGAAGAACGGTCGTTTGGGTGTAGTCAGCGTTGA
- a CDS encoding tyrosine-type recombinase/integrase → MALTDVVARTAKPREKAYKLADAHGLYLLVSPNGSKRWYLKYRFEGKESRIAFGAYPLISLAKAREKRDEIRLLLLEGIHPTEKREGEKEQAQEALNTFAKVAQDWHRNISQNRWSETHAGRVWRDMERNLLPAIGHRHIADLKTKDLLEPLKVVEQNGHLDLASRLRQRVTDIMRYAVQNDLIERNPAQDLSGAIAAPKATHRPALKLNKLSDFLARIERHKGRALTRLALKLTLCVFIRSSELRFARWPEIDFKRAMWTIPAEREAIPGVKHSQRGAKMRSEHLVPLSRQALALLEEIKAISGAHELIFPGDRWPTKPMSENTVNNALRTMGYDTTTEVCGHGFRTMACSALVESGQWSRDAVERQMSHQERNGVRAAYIHKAEHLDERRLMLQWWADYLDANREKAVSAFDFGKIKDIGHQ, encoded by the coding sequence ATGGCGCTGACCGACGTTGTTGCCCGTACCGCCAAGCCTCGCGAGAAAGCCTATAAGCTCGCGGACGCGCATGGCCTGTATCTTTTAGTGAGTCCTAACGGCTCTAAGCGCTGGTATCTCAAATACCGCTTTGAAGGTAAGGAAAGCCGGATTGCATTCGGTGCCTATCCGCTGATCTCGCTGGCGAAGGCCAGAGAGAAGCGTGATGAGATACGATTGCTGCTGTTGGAGGGTATCCACCCAACGGAAAAGCGTGAAGGAGAAAAAGAGCAGGCGCAAGAAGCGTTGAATACTTTTGCGAAGGTCGCGCAGGACTGGCACCGAAACATTAGCCAAAACAGATGGTCAGAAACGCACGCCGGACGGGTATGGCGCGATATGGAACGAAATCTCCTGCCTGCTATTGGGCATCGCCATATTGCCGATCTGAAAACTAAAGACCTGCTGGAGCCGCTGAAAGTCGTCGAACAGAACGGTCATCTTGATTTGGCGTCACGGCTGCGCCAGCGCGTCACCGATATCATGCGCTACGCGGTGCAGAACGATCTGATAGAACGCAACCCCGCGCAAGACCTCTCCGGGGCGATAGCCGCACCAAAAGCTACCCATCGGCCAGCCCTGAAGCTGAATAAACTGTCTGACTTTCTGGCAAGGATAGAACGCCACAAAGGACGGGCGTTGACCAGACTGGCGTTAAAACTCACGCTGTGCGTTTTTATCCGCTCCAGTGAGCTACGTTTTGCCCGCTGGCCGGAAATCGATTTTAAACGCGCTATGTGGACGATACCGGCTGAACGTGAAGCCATTCCCGGCGTGAAGCACTCACAGCGCGGCGCAAAGATGCGCTCTGAACATCTGGTGCCCCTATCCCGACAGGCTTTAGCGCTGCTGGAAGAGATTAAGGCCATCAGCGGTGCTCATGAACTGATCTTCCCCGGCGATCGTTGGCCAACTAAACCGATGAGTGAAAACACCGTCAACAACGCATTACGAACCATGGGCTATGACACCACCACCGAAGTGTGCGGACACGGCTTTCGCACGATGGCCTGTAGCGCACTGGTGGAGTCCGGCCAGTGGTCACGGGATGCGGTAGAGCGCCAGATGAGTCATCAGGAACGCAACGGCGTTCGTGCTGCCTATATCCACAAAGCGGAACATCTGGATGAGCGCAGGCTAATGCTGCAATGGTGGGCGGATTATCTCGATGCGAATCGGGAGAAGGCGGTTAGTGCGTTTGATTTTGGGAAAATCAAAGATATAGGACATCAATAG
- a CDS encoding secretoglobin family protein produces the protein MKKPPLLNHYQTWLDDFIRINLWHGLCQQKIEHWHKLTITSGQQEDGSTSIIVIPQCLLQVIRTEQVVDCNIIPQLIKHIDYPLLPGVLFSECCRLGKRKLAEQLKMLFRLHTQPEMRHALILLCWCDLTTGSDLDEWYSLHLPNADELKQWVSARQKAYRGLATLTKDYIDATRPL, from the coding sequence ATGAAAAAGCCTCCATTACTTAACCATTATCAAACCTGGCTTGATGATTTTATTCGAATAAATTTGTGGCATGGCTTGTGTCAGCAGAAAATAGAGCACTGGCACAAGTTGACGATTACGTCAGGCCAACAAGAAGATGGCAGCACATCCATTATTGTCATTCCACAGTGTCTGCTCCAGGTTATACGCACGGAGCAGGTAGTAGATTGCAATATTATTCCCCAACTGATTAAGCATATTGATTACCCCTTGCTTCCAGGTGTGCTATTCAGTGAATGTTGCCGGTTGGGAAAAAGAAAGCTGGCAGAACAATTAAAAATGCTATTCCGATTGCATACGCAACCGGAGATGCGTCATGCCCTAATACTGCTGTGTTGGTGTGATCTCACCACGGGTAGCGATTTGGATGAATGGTATTCACTACACTTGCCTAATGCTGACGAGTTAAAACAGTGGGTATCGGCACGACAAAAAGCTTACCGAGGGCTGGCAACGCTGACGAAGGATTACATTGATGCTACCCGGCCATTGTGA
- a CDS encoding membrane protein — protein MPIIAIIVIVVVVIVLSKTGISDSLIGLVIATVAGLLTGSGTAGIASVALTPFLGIPIGLFIGVTVFAKVLRWFSRR, from the coding sequence ATGCCCATTATTGCCATCATCGTTATTGTCGTGGTTGTGATTGTTTTAAGTAAAACCGGTATCTCGGACAGCCTTATTGGCCTGGTTATCGCCACCGTTGCAGGGTTGCTCACCGGCAGCGGAACTGCAGGTATTGCCAGCGTGGCGCTGACACCGTTTCTGGGTATCCCGATAGGGCTGTTTATCGGTGTAACCGTATTCGCCAAAGTACTGCGCTGGTTTTCCCGACGCTAG
- a CDS encoding TA system toxin CbtA family protein, producing MQPSPAIPPREDIPCPSPVAVWQQLLTYLLEKHYGLTLNDTPFCEENVIQEHIDAGITLVNAVNFLVEKYELVRLDRNGFNWQEQSPFLIAVDVLRARRATGLLKA from the coding sequence ATGCAACCATCACCGGCAATCCCGCCACGGGAGGATATCCCTTGCCCGTCACCTGTAGCCGTCTGGCAGCAACTGTTGACCTATCTACTGGAAAAGCACTACGGCCTCACGCTGAATGACACGCCGTTCTGTGAGGAAAATGTGATTCAGGAGCATATCGATGCTGGCATCACACTGGTCAATGCCGTCAATTTTCTGGTGGAAAAATACGAGCTGGTGCGTCTCGATCGCAACGGCTTTAACTGGCAGGAGCAATCGCCATTTCTTATCGCCGTTGATGTTCTCCGTGCCAGACGCGCTACTGGCCTGCTCAAGGCATAA
- the radC gene encoding RadC family protein — MSCNSLAGSVVSKEQRIIQMALCLLEKRVRKNARQFKTSEDTKSWLMLELSSLEREVFMVLYLDNQHRLIEKEVIALGGINSTEVHPREILKASLRHNAAAVILAHNHPSGWAEPSQADRNITDRLKDSLSQLDVKVLDHLVVGGTEVVSFAERGWL; from the coding sequence ATGTCATGTAATTCATTGGCAGGCAGCGTTGTGTCCAAAGAGCAGCGCATTATTCAGATGGCGCTGTGCCTGCTGGAAAAGCGCGTGCGTAAAAATGCGCGGCAGTTCAAAACCTCGGAGGACACCAAAAGCTGGTTAATGCTGGAGCTCAGTAGCCTGGAGCGTGAAGTCTTTATGGTGCTGTATCTGGATAACCAGCACCGTCTGATAGAAAAGGAAGTTATCGCACTGGGTGGTATCAACAGCACCGAAGTGCATCCGCGTGAAATCCTCAAAGCCTCACTGCGTCATAACGCCGCTGCCGTGATACTGGCACACAATCATCCTTCCGGTTGGGCTGAGCCCAGTCAGGCTGACCGCAACATTACTGACAGGCTGAAGGACTCACTGTCACAACTCGACGTCAAAGTACTCGACCATCTGGTTGTCGGCGGCACTGAGGTGGTGTCGTTCGCTGAACGCGGCTGGCTGTGA
- a CDS encoding helix-turn-helix transcriptional regulator — translation MATQPTLLEDQFIDMKFITTLTEMTDKWFYKLIQDGDFPAPVKFGRSSRWLKSEVEAWLQESIAKSRKQR, via the coding sequence ATGGCAACACAACCGACCTTACTGGAAGATCAGTTTATCGATATGAAATTTATCACCACCCTCACGGAGATGACGGATAAATGGTTTTATAAGCTGATTCAGGATGGCGATTTTCCTGCGCCCGTTAAATTTGGCCGGAGTTCTCGTTGGCTAAAGAGTGAAGTTGAGGCTTGGTTACAAGAGAGCATTGCCAAATCCCGTAAGCAACGCTAA
- a CDS encoding GTPase family protein, which translates to MPNHENLREIQASLSVLPDSLHQHVIDHIEQLIQYEPVIGIMGKTGAGKSSLCNALFQGDVSPVSDSRACTRHALTLRLSSEQRSILFVDLPGVGESEERDHDYAALYQHWLPRVDLVLWLLKADDRAFAIDQHIYRTVIGEHYRDKILFVLNQVDKLEPSHEWDRESQQPSLKQSGNIYARRVAVRSTFFPAHPVCAVSAKTGWGMAAMVETLFQSLPPKASSPLSARLRPNWRSVAIESRARDDFAQSVGDILDSVIALPAIPSPLKILIGGLKQTVVSLARSLWSLLF; encoded by the coding sequence ATGCCCAACCACGAGAACCTACGCGAGATACAGGCGTCGCTGTCAGTATTGCCGGATAGCCTGCACCAGCACGTCATTGACCACATTGAACAACTGATCCAATACGAACCCGTCATCGGTATCATGGGCAAGACCGGGGCGGGTAAATCCAGTTTATGTAATGCGCTATTTCAGGGGGACGTGTCCCCGGTCAGTGATAGCCGAGCCTGTACGCGGCACGCCCTTACGCTTCGGCTGTCATCAGAACAACGCAGTATCCTGTTTGTTGATTTACCCGGTGTCGGCGAGAGTGAGGAGCGAGATCATGACTATGCAGCACTCTACCAGCACTGGCTGCCGCGCGTTGATCTTGTGCTCTGGCTGCTCAAGGCCGATGACCGGGCGTTTGCCATTGACCAGCATATCTATCGCACTGTTATCGGTGAGCACTACCGTGACAAGATACTGTTTGTCCTGAACCAGGTGGATAAGCTGGAGCCCAGTCACGAATGGGACCGGGAGTCACAGCAGCCCTCATTAAAGCAGTCCGGTAATATCTATGCCCGGCGCGTCGCCGTGCGTTCCACTTTCTTTCCTGCCCATCCAGTTTGCGCCGTGTCGGCGAAAACCGGTTGGGGTATGGCAGCAATGGTGGAAACGTTGTTTCAGAGTTTACCGCCAAAGGCCAGCAGTCCGCTGTCGGCTCGGCTACGGCCCAACTGGCGGTCAGTGGCTATTGAGAGCCGGGCTCGGGATGATTTTGCCCAGTCGGTCGGCGACATACTTGATAGCGTGATTGCACTGCCTGCTATTCCCTCACCGCTAAAAATACTTATCGGCGGCCTCAAACAAACTGTGGTGTCACTTGCCCGTTCATTGTGGTCACTGCTGTTCTAG
- a CDS encoding type II toxin-antitoxin system HigB family toxin yields MKLLGRNRLDNVKNFNVSSKVWVNVWSTEVDAASWRTVQDIKEQFPTVSNPANGMFNFKVDGCSAIVETVIDFNVLSVLIIAVKVL; encoded by the coding sequence ATGAAGCTGCTCGGAAGAAACCGGTTGGATAACGTTAAAAATTTCAATGTTTCCAGCAAAGTATGGGTAAACGTTTGGTCTACTGAAGTAGATGCAGCCAGTTGGAGAACCGTTCAGGACATAAAGGAGCAATTTCCGACAGTCTCCAATCCTGCAAACGGGATGTTCAATTTTAAAGTAGACGGTTGTAGCGCAATCGTTGAAACAGTTATAGATTTCAACGTTTTATCAGTGCTCATAATTGCAGTTAAGGTTTTATGA
- a CDS encoding putative zinc ribbon protein, which translates to MRIEKCYIAQRNTGEIVAARQVDSADDEWCCHHCQCPLVFHPATVMSPAWFEHVITTGDPEALLHCAYLISKDQTSSNMKQLQRLIAPLPPVQRVTHWRCPMCGSHYQGKKQCSRCKTGIYSQEI; encoded by the coding sequence ATGCGTATAGAAAAATGCTACATCGCACAGAGGAATACCGGTGAAATCGTGGCAGCCCGTCAGGTCGATTCTGCTGACGATGAGTGGTGCTGCCATCACTGCCAGTGTCCGTTGGTATTTCATCCTGCAACGGTAATGTCGCCTGCATGGTTTGAGCATGTCATTACTACTGGTGATCCCGAAGCGCTATTACATTGCGCTTACCTTATCTCAAAGGATCAAACGTCCTCCAATATGAAGCAACTGCAAAGGCTCATTGCACCGCTACCACCCGTTCAGCGGGTTACCCACTGGCGATGCCCAATGTGTGGTAGCCACTACCAGGGAAAGAAACAATGCTCACGGTGCAAGACAGGCATTTACAGCCAGGAAATATAA
- a CDS encoding helix-turn-helix transcriptional regulator, giving the protein MLQNKIKQFRTQLSITQRELAERVGTSQQQIQRIETGKVAAKLGLAQAICAVLNKPLSAVFPDGDEVLKEFRTYRTQADEELDSCAANGIEIDNGIWSVKIYLRGHQEPLWLPISAADKRRFFAYFQEKTDLEIERFFIFDSEQHRYALNTREVAFHQFLFEPLTPIYGDGDEHGTEDIYYNVHITLENGGPIIGLSVESDEPENEETGALGQLDGLFDMLESGPEKTARYVIADADGEDAFIRIGSIAMVKVSLDALEPVEDDEE; this is encoded by the coding sequence ATGTTGCAAAACAAGATCAAACAGTTTCGTACCCAGCTATCTATCACTCAACGTGAGCTGGCAGAAAGAGTGGGAACCAGTCAGCAACAGATTCAGCGCATAGAGACAGGGAAAGTTGCCGCAAAGCTAGGTTTGGCACAGGCGATATGCGCTGTTTTGAATAAGCCGTTAAGCGCAGTGTTTCCTGATGGTGATGAAGTGTTAAAGGAGTTCCGCACTTATCGTACTCAGGCTGATGAAGAACTGGATAGCTGTGCTGCCAATGGCATTGAAATAGATAATGGTATTTGGTCCGTGAAGATCTATCTGCGAGGACATCAAGAACCACTCTGGCTGCCAATATCTGCGGCTGATAAGCGTCGATTCTTTGCCTATTTTCAAGAGAAAACAGATCTAGAAATTGAGCGATTTTTTATATTCGATTCAGAACAGCATCGCTATGCGTTAAATACCCGCGAAGTGGCTTTTCACCAGTTTCTGTTTGAACCACTTACTCCTATTTACGGCGATGGGGATGAGCATGGGACTGAAGATATCTATTATAATGTCCACATTACGCTGGAAAACGGTGGCCCGATTATCGGACTGAGTGTCGAATCAGATGAACCTGAGAACGAAGAGACAGGAGCCTTAGGACAGTTAGACGGACTCTTTGATATGCTTGAGTCTGGCCCTGAAAAAACAGCACGTTATGTGATAGCCGATGCTGATGGCGAAGATGCTTTTATCCGTATTGGCTCAATCGCTATGGTGAAGGTTTCGCTTGATGCGCTAGAGCCAGTTGAAGATGATGAAGAATAA